Proteins from a single region of Belliella baltica DSM 15883:
- a CDS encoding FKBP-type peptidyl-prolyl cis-trans isomerase, whose amino-acid sequence MKKIKNLLISTVVFALAIGMVSCTKTKKTTSDGIEYTYIKEGKESPKNGEYVLYNLIVQTESDSTFISTYDQMAPAYMMYNDSAQATNGMDEIFLGLRKGDSIAFEANATKVFGEFNTPPFIKEGGNVKIQIGVVDVLDEQGVQAYFTSLQEAQMKKQAELSVKQLEEDVKIIEEYVAANNLNASRTESGLFYVIEEEGTGDQIATGQTAMVDYAGYLLDGTVFDTSNKEKAEAAGVFSEQRDQMGGYAPFEVQVGMGRVIPGWDEGLGMLKKGSKAKFLIPSTLAYGERGSGAIIKPNSVLVFDVEVTDVK is encoded by the coding sequence ATGAAAAAAATTAAAAATCTTCTAATATCAACCGTCGTTTTTGCATTGGCAATCGGAATGGTTTCTTGTACTAAAACGAAAAAAACGACTAGTGATGGGATTGAATATACCTATATCAAAGAAGGTAAAGAAAGTCCAAAAAATGGGGAATATGTGTTATATAATTTGATCGTACAAACTGAAAGTGATTCTACTTTCATCTCTACTTATGATCAAATGGCTCCGGCATATATGATGTACAATGATTCTGCCCAAGCTACAAATGGAATGGATGAAATATTCCTTGGGTTAAGAAAAGGTGATAGCATTGCTTTCGAAGCCAATGCAACAAAAGTTTTTGGAGAATTTAATACACCTCCATTTATTAAAGAAGGTGGAAATGTAAAGATTCAAATCGGTGTAGTTGACGTCTTGGATGAGCAAGGGGTACAGGCATACTTTACTTCTTTGCAAGAAGCACAAATGAAGAAGCAAGCTGAATTGTCTGTAAAGCAACTTGAAGAAGATGTGAAAATCATTGAAGAGTATGTTGCTGCAAATAATTTGAATGCAAGCAGGACAGAGTCGGGTCTTTTCTACGTCATAGAAGAAGAAGGCACAGGAGATCAAATTGCAACTGGTCAGACTGCAATGGTTGATTATGCTGGATACCTTTTGGATGGAACTGTATTCGATACCAGTAATAAAGAAAAAGCTGAAGCAGCAGGAGTATTTAGTGAGCAAAGAGATCAGATGGGCGGTTATGCGCCATTTGAAGTTCAAGTAGGCATGGGAAGAGTAATACCAGGATGGGATGAAGGTCTGGGAATGTTGAAAAAGGGTTCTAAAGCTAAATTCTTGATA